A region from the Sphingomonas sp. S2-65 genome encodes:
- a CDS encoding glycoside hydrolase family 3 N-terminal domain-containing protein — MRPGMKLLLSTTIFWAMPALAQQAPTALSAGQTVATPSKWPAARSQGLIDPQTEKQVSDLLARMTLEEKVGQMIQADIGSIKPEDLRTYPLGSILAGGSSPPLSGDDRAGQADWVATARAFRAIALEQRPGHVPIPLMFGVDAVHGNNNVIGATIFPHNVALGAANDPALIRRIGEATAAETAAAGIDWAFGPTLAVPQDDRWGRTYEGYSEDPSIVRRYAGEMIRGLQGDPTTTDRIQKGKVAASAKHFLADGGTWNGIDQGDARVSEAELIKTHSAGYPPAVNAGTLTVMSSFSSWNGAKMHGNKSLLTGVLKERMGFQGFIVGDWNGHGQVPGCTNTDCAATFNAGLDMAMAPDSWKGLFDSTLRHVRDGSIPMARVDDAVRRILRVKAKLGLFDASRPFEGKQGVLGAPEHRAIAREAVAKSLVLLKNNGVLPVKASARVLVAGPGADSMMLQTGGWTISWQGDGNGNDVFPNGETIFSGIRKAVEAGGGTATYSPDGNFTAQPDVAIVVFGEQPYAEMRGDVRTLEFQPGDKQALALLKRYKNAGVPVVSVFLSGRPLWVNPELNASDAFVAAWLPGSEGAGVADVLIGNAAGKARRDFTGRLSYSWPRTAAQFTLNKGKPGYNPLFPLGYGLSYAKGGKVATLSEVSGIDPSLANTSTFFAKGAAPAPFSFATDSRITRRPVDGPQTQEGAQQLTWPAGPATLRIGGGALDLTREANADLSLQISYRVDRAATGPVKLLMEGGANTGAIDATSLFTGQTGSWRTANIALKCYAANGVDLTKVAAPFVIQASGPLTVSLADVRIVSDPATATCPGAK, encoded by the coding sequence ATGCGGCCTGGCATGAAGCTGTTGCTTTCGACCACCATCTTCTGGGCGATGCCCGCTTTGGCGCAGCAGGCGCCGACAGCGCTGTCGGCGGGCCAGACGGTGGCGACCCCGTCCAAATGGCCGGCGGCGCGAAGCCAGGGGCTGATCGATCCGCAGACCGAGAAGCAAGTGTCCGACCTGCTCGCGCGCATGACGCTGGAGGAAAAGGTCGGCCAGATGATCCAGGCCGATATCGGCAGCATCAAGCCCGAGGACCTGCGCACCTATCCGCTGGGTTCGATCCTGGCGGGCGGCAGCTCGCCGCCTTTGTCGGGCGATGACCGCGCGGGCCAGGCCGACTGGGTCGCCACCGCGCGCGCGTTTCGCGCGATCGCGCTCGAGCAGCGCCCCGGCCATGTCCCGATCCCGCTGATGTTCGGCGTCGACGCGGTGCACGGCAACAACAACGTCATCGGCGCGACGATCTTCCCGCACAACGTCGCGCTGGGCGCCGCCAACGATCCCGCGCTGATCCGCCGCATCGGCGAGGCGACCGCAGCCGAAACCGCCGCGGCAGGCATCGACTGGGCGTTCGGCCCTACGCTGGCGGTGCCGCAGGACGACCGCTGGGGCCGCACCTATGAAGGCTATTCGGAGGATCCGTCGATCGTGCGGCGCTATGCCGGCGAAATGATCCGCGGGCTTCAGGGCGACCCGACCACCACCGACCGCATCCAGAAGGGCAAGGTCGCGGCGTCGGCCAAGCACTTCCTGGCCGATGGCGGCACGTGGAACGGCATCGACCAGGGCGACGCCCGCGTGTCCGAGGCCGAGCTGATCAAGACCCACAGCGCCGGCTACCCGCCCGCGGTGAACGCCGGCACGCTGACGGTGATGTCGTCCTTCTCGAGCTGGAACGGCGCCAAGATGCACGGCAACAAGTCGCTGCTGACCGGCGTGCTCAAGGAGCGGATGGGCTTCCAGGGCTTCATCGTCGGCGACTGGAACGGCCACGGCCAGGTTCCCGGCTGCACCAACACCGATTGCGCGGCGACGTTCAACGCCGGACTCGACATGGCGATGGCGCCCGACAGCTGGAAGGGCCTGTTCGATTCGACGCTGCGCCATGTCCGCGACGGCAGCATCCCAATGGCGCGCGTCGACGATGCCGTCCGCCGCATCCTGCGCGTAAAGGCCAAGCTGGGACTGTTCGATGCGTCGCGGCCGTTCGAGGGCAAGCAGGGCGTGCTCGGCGCGCCCGAGCATCGTGCGATCGCGCGCGAAGCCGTCGCCAAGTCGCTGGTGCTGCTCAAGAACAACGGCGTGCTGCCGGTAAAGGCCAGCGCCCGCGTGCTGGTCGCAGGACCGGGTGCCGATTCGATGATGCTGCAGACCGGCGGCTGGACGATCAGCTGGCAGGGCGACGGCAACGGCAATGACGTGTTCCCGAACGGCGAGACGATCTTCTCGGGCATTCGAAAGGCGGTGGAAGCCGGCGGCGGCACCGCGACCTATTCGCCCGATGGCAATTTCACTGCGCAGCCCGATGTCGCGATCGTCGTGTTCGGCGAGCAGCCCTATGCCGAAATGCGCGGAGACGTGCGTACGCTGGAGTTCCAGCCCGGCGACAAGCAGGCGCTGGCACTGCTCAAGCGCTACAAGAATGCAGGCGTGCCCGTGGTGTCGGTATTCCTGTCGGGCCGGCCATTGTGGGTGAACCCCGAGCTGAACGCGTCGGACGCGTTCGTCGCCGCCTGGCTGCCGGGCAGCGAAGGCGCGGGCGTGGCCGACGTGCTCATCGGCAACGCCGCGGGCAAGGCGCGCCGCGATTTCACCGGGCGCCTGTCGTACAGCTGGCCCCGGACCGCGGCGCAGTTCACGCTGAACAAGGGCAAGCCGGGATACAACCCGCTGTTCCCGCTCGGCTATGGCCTGAGCTACGCCAAGGGCGGCAAGGTGGCGACACTGAGCGAAGTGTCGGGGATCGATCCGTCGCTGGCCAACACCAGCACCTTCTTCGCCAAGGGCGCGGCGCCGGCACCCTTCTCGTTCGCGACCGACAGCCGGATCACCCGCCGGCCGGTCGACGGCCCGCAGACCCAGGAAGGCGCGCAGCAGCTGACCTGGCCCGCCGGCCCGGCGACGCTGCGCATCGGCGGCGGCGCGCTGGACCTGACCCGCGAGGCCAATGCCGACCTGTCGCTCCAGATCAGCTATCGCGTGGACCGCGCCGCGACCGGCCCGGTCAAGCTGCTGATGGAAGGCGGCGCCAATACCGGCGCGATCGACGCCACCAGCCTGTTCACCGGCCAGACCGGCAGCTGGCGCACCGCCAACATCGCGCTGAAATGCTACGCGGCGAACGGCGTCGACTTGACCAAGGTCGCCGCGCCGTTCGTGATCCAGGCGTCGGGGCCGTTGACGGTGTCGCTGGCCGATGTCCGCATCGTCTCCGATCCCGCCACCGCCACCTGCCCGGGAGCCAAGTGA
- a CDS encoding aldehyde dehydrogenase (NADP(+)): MALTGELFIASKRVKRDGAGFKAIAAATGAEIEPSFSNATPEDLEAACAAAEAAFLPYSNLPREQRASFLEAIASEIEALGDELVERAMQESGLPQPRLTGERGRTAGQLRLFAKELRLGDFLRVRIDHAIPDRAPLPKPDLRLRMVPLGPVAVFGASNFPLAFSVAGGDTAAALAAGCPVVVKGHSAHPGTSEMVAGAILRAAEKTGMPEGVFSLVNGVGNEIGGALVSDPRIKAVGFTGSRGGGLALVRLAQARPVPIPVYAEMSSVNPVFLLPGALASRAEALGKAYVASVTMGAGQFCTNPGLVLALEGPDLERFVAAASEAMTGTAGATMLTPGIHKAYESGVAKLASAPALTLVAQGQEPSGPTCGRGALFAMTGADFIADPSHAEEVFGASSLLVRCADIEEMLKVVGLLEGQLTTTLHLDDADTEIAQRLVPVLEHLVGRILCNGWPTGVEVTDAMVHGGPFPSTSDGRSTSVGTLAIDRFLRPVSYQDLPEALLPAELREGAAGIPRRIDGTPTV; the protein is encoded by the coding sequence ATGGCGCTGACTGGGGAATTGTTCATCGCGTCGAAGCGCGTGAAGCGCGACGGCGCAGGCTTCAAGGCGATCGCCGCGGCAACCGGCGCGGAGATCGAGCCAAGCTTCAGCAACGCCACGCCCGAGGATCTCGAAGCGGCCTGTGCCGCAGCCGAGGCCGCGTTCCTGCCTTATTCCAACCTGCCGCGCGAGCAGCGTGCGAGCTTCCTCGAAGCCATCGCTTCCGAGATCGAGGCGCTGGGCGACGAACTGGTCGAGCGCGCGATGCAGGAAAGCGGCCTGCCCCAGCCGCGCCTGACCGGTGAGCGCGGCCGCACCGCCGGCCAGCTGCGCCTGTTCGCCAAGGAACTGCGTCTGGGTGATTTCCTGCGCGTGCGCATCGACCATGCGATCCCAGACCGCGCACCGCTGCCCAAGCCCGATCTGCGCCTGCGCATGGTGCCGCTCGGCCCCGTCGCGGTGTTCGGCGCGAGCAACTTCCCGCTCGCCTTCTCGGTGGCTGGTGGCGACACCGCCGCTGCGCTCGCCGCCGGTTGCCCGGTGGTGGTGAAGGGCCACAGCGCGCATCCCGGCACGTCCGAGATGGTCGCCGGTGCGATCCTGCGCGCGGCCGAGAAGACCGGCATGCCCGAGGGTGTGTTCTCGCTGGTAAACGGCGTGGGCAACGAGATCGGCGGCGCGCTGGTCAGCGATCCGCGCATCAAGGCAGTGGGCTTCACCGGCTCGCGTGGCGGCGGTCTCGCACTGGTTCGGCTGGCGCAGGCGCGTCCGGTGCCGATCCCGGTCTATGCCGAGATGAGCAGCGTGAACCCGGTGTTCCTGCTGCCCGGCGCACTGGCGTCGCGCGCCGAAGCGCTGGGCAAGGCCTATGTCGCCTCGGTGACGATGGGTGCGGGCCAGTTCTGCACCAACCCTGGCCTGGTGCTGGCGCTCGAAGGCCCCGACCTCGAGCGCTTCGTGGCAGCCGCATCGGAAGCGATGACCGGCACCGCCGGCGCGACGATGCTGACTCCAGGCATTCACAAGGCCTATGAGAGCGGCGTCGCCAAGCTGGCATCGGCGCCGGCGCTGACGCTCGTCGCGCAGGGCCAGGAGCCGAGCGGTCCGACCTGTGGCCGCGGCGCGCTGTTCGCCATGACCGGCGCCGACTTCATCGCCGATCCGAGCCATGCCGAGGAAGTGTTCGGCGCGAGCTCGCTGCTGGTGCGCTGTGCCGATATCGAGGAGATGCTCAAGGTCGTCGGCCTGCTCGAAGGCCAGCTGACCACCACGTTGCACCTCGACGACGCCGACACCGAAATCGCGCAGCGGCTGGTGCCGGTGCTCGAGCATCTCGTCGGCCGCATCCTGTGCAACGGCTGGCCGACCGGCGTCGAAGTGACTGACGCGATGGTGCACGGCGGGCCGTTCCCATCGACTTCGGACGGCCGCAGCACTTCGGTGGGCACGCTGGCGATCGACCGCTTCCTGCGCCCGGTCTCCTACCAGGATCTGCCCGAGGCATTGCTTCCGGCCGAACTGCGCGAAGGCGCGGCCGGCATCCCGCGCCGCATCGACGGCACGCCTACGGTCTAA
- a CDS encoding aldose epimerase family protein gives MSDAPLVQGGSIETVELTRGAFRAQFVNLGAALRILEVPDRSGDAANVMLGFQDLEAYRGAPRFYGAVAGRYANRIGGARFTLDGTEYRLGANDGANSLHSGPLGFDQQFWSVEARDEHSVTYALESPDGFNGFPGTLRAQVRYTLEADGLSIELSATTDKPTVVNLTSHGYFNLAGEASGATILEHLLQIPAGRFTPADETQIPTGEMRAVEGTPFDFRTPRAIGRDIEAEDEQLRIGSGYDHNFVLDGTSGALRRIATLFDPASGRVMDVHSTEPGVQLYTGNFLAGGAPGNSGRVYAAHDGLCLEPQRFPDSPNQPEFPSARLDPGETCRHEIALRFRVAEDVAAAFGSV, from the coding sequence GTGAGCGACGCCCCGCTCGTCCAGGGCGGCTCCATCGAGACGGTGGAGCTGACCCGCGGGGCGTTCCGCGCCCAGTTCGTCAATCTGGGCGCGGCGCTGCGCATCCTGGAGGTGCCCGACCGCAGCGGCGATGCCGCGAACGTCATGCTGGGGTTCCAGGATCTGGAGGCGTATCGTGGGGCCCCGCGCTTCTACGGCGCGGTCGCCGGGCGCTATGCCAACCGCATCGGCGGGGCGCGCTTCACGCTGGACGGCACCGAGTACCGGCTCGGCGCCAATGATGGGGCGAACAGCCTCCATTCGGGGCCGCTGGGGTTCGACCAGCAATTCTGGAGCGTGGAAGCGCGCGACGAACACTCGGTCACCTACGCGCTGGAAAGCCCGGACGGGTTCAACGGCTTTCCCGGCACGTTGCGCGCGCAGGTCCGCTACACGCTGGAGGCGGACGGACTCTCGATCGAGCTGAGCGCCACCACCGACAAGCCGACGGTGGTGAACCTCACTTCGCACGGCTATTTCAATCTGGCCGGCGAGGCGAGCGGCGCGACGATCCTCGAGCATCTGCTGCAGATCCCGGCGGGGCGATTCACGCCGGCGGACGAAACGCAGATCCCGACGGGTGAAATGCGGGCGGTGGAGGGCACCCCGTTCGACTTCCGCACGCCCCGTGCCATCGGCCGCGACATCGAAGCGGAGGACGAGCAGCTGCGGATCGGCAGCGGCTATGACCATAATTTCGTGCTCGACGGCACATCCGGCGCGCTGCGGCGGATCGCCACGCTGTTCGATCCGGCTTCGGGGCGGGTGATGGACGTGCATTCGACCGAGCCTGGAGTGCAGCTATATACCGGCAACTTCCTGGCCGGCGGGGCGCCGGGCAATAGCGGGCGGGTCTATGCCGCGCATGACGGGCTGTGCCTGGAGCCGCAGCGCTTTCCCGACAGCCCGAACCAGCCGGAATTCCCCTCCGCCCGGCTCGATCCCGGCGAGACGTGCCGGCATGAGATCGCGTTGCGGTTTAGAGTTGCTGAGGATGTTGCGGCGGCGTTCGGGTCGGTTTGA
- a CDS encoding PAS domain S-box protein, protein MTAISKPGESGTNRFELLVQSVTDYAIYMLDPTGEVVSWNAGAERFKGYAADEIIGQNFSRFYTQEDRATGLPARALATAEREGRFEAEGWRVRKDGTHFWANVVIDPIRDPDGVLLGFAKVTRDLTERRATEEELRRSEERFRLLVQSVSDYAIYMLDPEGHVASWNAGAERFKGYTADDILGAHFSRFYTDEDRATDLPGRALATARSQGRFEAEGWRVRKDGTRFWASVVIDTVRDSSGSFIGFAKITRDLTERRQSQLALDQAREALFQAQKMEAIGKLTGGVAHDFNNLLAAIIGSLDLARRRASEGADISRFLDNAMKAAERGATLTQRMLAFARKQELKLEPVDPSALVRGMADLLQRTIGAAIRIDTQFPLLLRSVRADPAQLELALLNLVVNARDALPDGGKILIAAHEKQVELGGALKPGAYVALSVVDTGSGMDEETLARATEPFYTTKGVGKGTGLGLSMVHGFAEQCGGRLLLQSRQGEGTTAELWLPVSGDAKVEPQAPTPAPAPVETAERDRLVVLAVDDDALVLTNTAAMLEDAGHRVIQASSGKQALQLLSESQVDLLVTDFAMPDMNGVQLADAARAGWPDLPALLVSGFAELSDEVGANLPRLAKPFRRDQLVRAVREAVAASKGAGQIVPFRARQ, encoded by the coding sequence TTGACTGCCATTTCAAAGCCCGGCGAATCCGGGACCAATCGGTTCGAATTGCTCGTCCAGAGCGTGACCGACTATGCGATCTACATGCTCGACCCGACGGGGGAGGTAGTCAGCTGGAACGCCGGTGCCGAGCGCTTCAAGGGCTATGCGGCCGACGAGATCATCGGCCAGAACTTCTCGCGCTTCTACACGCAAGAGGATCGCGCGACCGGGCTGCCCGCGCGCGCACTCGCCACCGCAGAGCGCGAAGGGCGGTTCGAGGCCGAGGGCTGGCGTGTCCGAAAGGACGGCACGCATTTCTGGGCCAATGTCGTCATCGACCCGATCCGCGATCCCGACGGGGTGCTGCTCGGCTTTGCCAAGGTCACCCGCGACCTTACCGAGCGCCGGGCGACCGAGGAGGAGCTTCGCCGCAGCGAGGAGCGCTTCCGGCTGCTCGTCCAGAGCGTCAGTGACTATGCGATCTACATGCTGGATCCCGAAGGTCATGTCGCGAGCTGGAACGCCGGCGCCGAGCGCTTCAAGGGTTATACCGCCGACGATATTCTCGGCGCGCATTTCTCGCGCTTCTACACCGATGAGGACCGCGCGACCGATCTGCCGGGCCGGGCGCTGGCGACGGCACGCAGCCAGGGCCGCTTCGAGGCGGAGGGCTGGCGCGTCCGCAAGGATGGAACTCGGTTCTGGGCCAGCGTCGTCATCGATACCGTGCGCGACAGCTCAGGCTCGTTTATCGGTTTCGCCAAGATAACCCGCGATCTCACCGAGCGGCGCCAGTCGCAGCTCGCGCTGGACCAAGCCCGCGAGGCGCTGTTCCAGGCCCAGAAGATGGAGGCGATCGGCAAGCTTACCGGCGGCGTCGCGCACGACTTCAACAACCTGCTGGCGGCGATCATCGGCAGCCTGGATCTCGCCCGCCGCCGCGCGTCCGAGGGCGCCGACATCTCCCGCTTCCTCGACAACGCGATGAAGGCGGCCGAACGCGGCGCGACGCTGACGCAGCGCATGCTCGCCTTTGCGCGCAAGCAGGAACTCAAGCTGGAACCAGTCGACCCGTCTGCGCTGGTTCGCGGCATGGCCGATCTGCTTCAGCGCACGATCGGCGCTGCCATCCGCATCGACACGCAATTTCCCCTGCTGCTGCGCTCGGTGCGGGCCGACCCCGCACAGCTCGAGCTCGCGCTCCTCAACCTGGTGGTGAACGCCCGCGACGCGCTGCCCGATGGCGGCAAGATCTTGATCGCCGCGCATGAGAAGCAGGTCGAGCTCGGCGGCGCGCTGAAGCCCGGCGCCTATGTGGCGCTATCGGTGGTCGACACCGGCTCCGGCATGGACGAGGAAACGCTCGCCCGCGCGACCGAGCCTTTCTACACCACCAAGGGGGTCGGCAAGGGCACCGGCCTGGGCCTGTCGATGGTGCACGGCTTCGCCGAGCAATGCGGCGGACGGCTTCTCCTGCAAAGCCGCCAGGGAGAAGGCACCACTGCCGAACTGTGGCTGCCGGTATCCGGAGACGCGAAGGTCGAGCCGCAAGCGCCAACGCCCGCGCCAGCGCCCGTCGAAACGGCCGAGCGCGACCGGCTCGTGGTGCTCGCGGTCGACGACGACGCGCTGGTGCTGACCAACACCGCCGCCATGCTTGAGGATGCCGGCCACCGGGTGATCCAGGCGAGTTCGGGCAAGCAGGCGTTGCAGCTGCTGTCCGAAAGCCAGGTCGACCTGCTGGTCACTGATTTCGCGATGCCGGACATGAACGGCGTGCAACTCGCCGATGCCGCGCGCGCCGGCTGGCCCGACCTGCCGGCGCTTCTCGTGTCGGGCTTTGCCGAGCTCTCGGACGAGGTCGGCGCCAACCTGCCCCGGCTTGCCAAGCCGTTCCGCCGCGATCAGCTCGTCCGAGCGGTCCGCGAAGCCGTCGCCGCCAGCAAGGGCGCCGGCCAGATCGTCCCCTTCCGCGCCCGGCAATGA
- a CDS encoding DUF1134 domain-containing protein has product MRIGTWISGAAAALIGLAAMPASAQMTTIDPNTAIDSDLDTPPARQDGPAPSDYGPYREQTPQQQPQPQPAPPVQGGATSAANARERATDTFERDELLSAAEGVFGKGASGLAGLLEDILKDQGRPNAYIAGSEAAGAIGVGLRYGSGRMFHRIEGERPVYWTGPSIGFDVGGDANKVFVLVYNLYDSQELYKRFPAGEGRAYFVGGFSASYMRRGDVVLIPVRLGVGWRLGVNAGYMKFSEKQRWLPF; this is encoded by the coding sequence ATGCGTATCGGCACGTGGATTTCGGGAGCGGCAGCCGCACTGATCGGGCTGGCGGCGATGCCGGCATCGGCACAGATGACCACCATCGACCCCAACACGGCGATCGATTCGGATCTCGACACGCCGCCTGCACGCCAGGACGGTCCCGCCCCTTCCGATTATGGCCCGTATCGCGAGCAGACCCCGCAGCAGCAACCGCAGCCACAACCTGCGCCGCCGGTGCAGGGCGGTGCCACGTCCGCGGCCAATGCGCGCGAGCGGGCGACCGACACGTTCGAGCGCGACGAACTGCTGAGCGCGGCAGAGGGGGTGTTCGGCAAGGGCGCGTCAGGACTGGCCGGCCTCCTCGAGGACATCCTCAAGGACCAGGGACGTCCCAACGCCTATATCGCCGGGAGCGAGGCCGCCGGCGCGATCGGCGTCGGGCTTCGCTATGGCTCAGGGCGCATGTTCCACCGGATCGAGGGCGAGCGCCCGGTCTATTGGACCGGCCCTTCGATCGGCTTCGACGTCGGCGGGGACGCGAACAAGGTCTTCGTCCTCGTCTATAATCTGTACGACAGCCAGGAACTCTACAAGCGCTTCCCCGCCGGGGAGGGCCGCGCCTATTTCGTCGGCGGCTTTTCGGCCAGCTACATGCGCCGCGGCGATGTGGTGCTGATCCCGGTGCGGCTCGGCGTTGGCTGGCGGCTGGGCGTGAACGCCGGCTATATGAAGTTCAGCGAGAAGCAGCGCTGGCTTCCCTTCTGA
- a CDS encoding DUF1294 domain-containing protein, producing the protein MVLIAALALVLVNLWTLRSFREDKGRAIAGKRRIPERRLLELALIGGTPAAFLARHLFRHKTRKQPFSTYLQLIAMIQVGVIAGLAWAAFA; encoded by the coding sequence ATGGTACTGATTGCAGCGTTGGCGCTGGTTCTGGTGAACCTCTGGACCTTGCGCAGCTTTCGCGAGGACAAGGGCCGGGCGATCGCCGGCAAGCGCCGCATTCCGGAACGGCGCTTGCTGGAACTCGCGCTGATCGGCGGCACGCCCGCCGCCTTCCTTGCGCGGCACCTGTTCCGGCACAAGACTCGCAAGCAGCCTTTCTCGACCTACCTGCAGCTCATCGCGATGATCCAGGTCGGGGTGATCGCCGGCCTTGCCTGGGCGGCGTTCGCCTAA
- a CDS encoding dihydroorotase, translating into MAQIDLKLTGGRVHLPGGPAEVDVGISGGRIVAIGRVGDAGRTVDCTGLDVLPGVIDSQVHFREPGLVAKEDLESGSRAAVLGGVTAVFEMPNTKPNTDSAEAIQDKLTRAKGRMWCDHAFYVGATNHNAAALAELERLPGTAGIKIFMGASTGDLLVSDDANLARVLASGKRRVAIHAEDEARMNARADERIEGDPRSHPVWRDDESALLATQRILRLAREARRRIHVLHVTTPAELALLGQHKDIATCEVTPQHLTLAGEEAYPRLGTWAQMNPPIRSGAHRDGLFEWLRQGVVDVMGSDHAPHTREEKAKPYPQSPSGMPGVQTLLPLMLNHVAEGRLTLQRLIDLTSAGPQRVFGIVGKGRIAIGYDADFTAVDLKARWTIEDSWLASKCGWSPFTGMTLTGRPMGTIVRGAEVMWEGELAQAATGEPIRFEAVEFG; encoded by the coding sequence ATGGCACAGATCGACTTGAAGCTGACGGGCGGACGGGTGCATCTGCCCGGCGGACCCGCCGAAGTGGATGTCGGCATATCCGGCGGGCGCATCGTCGCGATCGGGCGGGTCGGCGACGCCGGCAGGACGGTGGACTGCACCGGGCTGGACGTGCTGCCCGGCGTGATCGACAGCCAGGTCCATTTCCGCGAGCCCGGGCTGGTGGCGAAGGAAGATCTGGAGAGCGGCAGCCGCGCCGCCGTGCTGGGCGGGGTGACCGCGGTGTTCGAAATGCCGAACACCAAGCCCAATACCGACAGCGCCGAGGCGATCCAGGACAAGCTCACGCGCGCCAAGGGGCGGATGTGGTGCGACCATGCCTTTTACGTCGGCGCGACCAACCACAATGCCGCCGCGCTGGCCGAGCTGGAGCGGCTGCCCGGGACGGCGGGGATCAAGATCTTCATGGGCGCCTCGACCGGCGACCTGCTGGTATCGGACGACGCCAATCTCGCGCGCGTGCTCGCTTCGGGCAAGCGGCGCGTGGCGATCCATGCCGAGGACGAGGCGCGGATGAACGCGCGGGCCGACGAGCGGATCGAAGGCGATCCGCGCTCGCACCCGGTGTGGCGCGACGATGAGAGCGCCTTGCTGGCGACGCAGCGCATCCTGCGGCTGGCGCGCGAGGCCCGGCGGCGCATCCATGTGCTCCACGTGACGACGCCGGCCGAGCTGGCGCTGCTGGGGCAGCACAAGGACATCGCCACGTGCGAAGTGACCCCGCAGCATCTGACGCTGGCGGGCGAAGAGGCCTATCCGCGGCTGGGCACCTGGGCGCAGATGAACCCGCCGATCCGATCGGGCGCGCATCGCGACGGGCTGTTCGAATGGCTGCGCCAGGGCGTGGTCGACGTGATGGGTTCGGACCATGCGCCGCACACGCGCGAGGAAAAGGCCAAGCCCTATCCGCAGAGCCCGAGCGGGATGCCCGGCGTGCAGACGCTGCTGCCGCTGATGCTCAACCATGTCGCCGAAGGGCGGCTGACGCTCCAGCGGCTGATCGACCTGACCAGCGCCGGGCCGCAGCGGGTGTTCGGCATTGTCGGCAAGGGGCGGATCGCGATCGGCTATGACGCCGATTTCACCGCGGTGGATCTGAAGGCGCGCTGGACGATCGAGGATAGCTGGCTGGCATCCAAATGCGGCTGGTCGCCCTTTACCGGCATGACGCTGACCGGGCGGCCGATGGGCACCATCGTCCGCGGCGCGGAAGTGATGTGGGAAGGCGAACTGGCGCAGGCGGCGACCGGCGAGCCGATCCGTTTCGAAGCGGTCGAGTTCGGCTGA
- a CDS encoding energy transducer TonB: protein MPFIASSPADRSKAALGAAALTAALGAGLLWGLAVHQGAAEPPALTLFEVPPAPPPEKQKPVPQRVRSGRPEGEASPPNLRAEPTEVVAPTPTIPLPVPPPLVAAPIAGTGAMSSAGSADIAGPGFGSGGTGNGRGSGGAGDGDGDGGGREETPPQWVRGRIRDSDFPDALAEAGVGGTVGVRYTVWSDGRVVDCEITASSGSRLLDDTTCRLIRERFRFKPSRDRQGRAVAAQIVESHSWMVERLPPDPTPPPRRRRGLFGL from the coding sequence ATGCCGTTCATCGCTTCCAGTCCTGCCGATCGCAGCAAAGCCGCTCTGGGCGCGGCGGCGCTCACGGCTGCGCTCGGCGCGGGGTTGCTGTGGGGCCTCGCGGTGCACCAGGGCGCAGCCGAACCGCCTGCATTGACGCTGTTCGAAGTACCTCCAGCGCCACCGCCTGAAAAGCAGAAGCCCGTTCCCCAGCGGGTGCGCAGTGGCAGGCCTGAAGGCGAAGCCTCGCCGCCCAATCTTCGCGCCGAGCCTACCGAAGTGGTCGCGCCGACACCGACTATTCCGCTTCCCGTGCCACCGCCGCTCGTGGCTGCGCCGATCGCCGGCACTGGGGCCATGTCTTCGGCGGGCAGTGCCGACATCGCCGGGCCGGGGTTTGGCAGTGGCGGCACCGGCAATGGCCGGGGCAGCGGCGGTGCCGGCGACGGCGATGGTGATGGCGGCGGGCGCGAGGAAACGCCGCCGCAATGGGTGCGCGGCCGCATCCGTGACTCCGATTTCCCCGACGCGCTGGCGGAGGCCGGGGTCGGCGGGACGGTGGGAGTTCGCTACACGGTGTGGAGCGACGGCCGCGTGGTCGACTGCGAAATCACCGCGTCGAGCGGCAGCCGCCTGCTGGACGACACGACATGCCGGCTGATCCGCGAACGCTTTCGCTTCAAGCCGTCGCGCGATCGGCAAGGGCGTGCGGTAGCCGCACAGATCGTCGAGAGCCATAGCTGGATGGTCGAGCGCCTGCCACCCGACCCGACGCCGCCGCCCCGACGCCGGCGCGGCCTGTTCGGCCTTTAG